In Acidobacteriota bacterium, one genomic interval encodes:
- a CDS encoding Gfo/Idh/MocA family oxidoreductase has protein sequence MTLTRRTFLGTAGAALTANALPRADEPPVRVAVIGTGGRGSDLIRALTTIESVTLCGVCDDYPPHLEQGTKYAGPQAQPFSDYRKLLDDLKPQAVAIAVPLSLHYQIAAACLAAGCDVFLEKTMCYTVDEAKRLAAQVAASKRVFQVGLQRRANAIYKQAQAMVAAGMIGQVTSIKAQWHRNNSWRRPVPVPKSDANWTRLERRLNWRLYKASSRGLMAELGSHQMDVVNWFLGTHPKRVIAAGGIEYFRDGREVYDNISCLYEYELKDPAGKAYTVRANYTSLCNNAYEGASELIMGTKGSLYLTSAKGLLYQEKGTDAVSWEGGQDQQAAAANAAVVTAGKTLKLSNDPWAQRGAPFEIDIAEGNDTRDELVAFIDHVRRQDQKTICDVNVGLLDCATILIANQSVESGGWVEFPK, from the coding sequence ATGACCCTCACGCGCAGAACCTTTTTGGGAACGGCTGGGGCCGCGTTGACGGCCAATGCGTTGCCGCGCGCCGATGAGCCGCCCGTGCGTGTGGCCGTGATCGGCACCGGCGGACGCGGGTCAGATTTGATCCGCGCGTTGACAACCATCGAGAGCGTGACGCTCTGCGGCGTTTGCGACGATTACCCGCCGCATCTGGAACAGGGCACGAAATACGCCGGGCCGCAGGCGCAACCGTTCAGCGATTACCGCAAGTTACTGGACGACTTGAAACCGCAGGCCGTCGCTATCGCCGTGCCGCTTTCTCTGCATTACCAAATCGCCGCCGCTTGCCTTGCTGCCGGGTGCGACGTCTTTCTGGAAAAGACGATGTGTTACACCGTGGACGAAGCGAAACGGTTGGCCGCGCAGGTCGCGGCGTCCAAGCGCGTCTTTCAAGTCGGCCTGCAACGCCGCGCCAATGCGATTTATAAACAGGCCCAGGCAATGGTCGCCGCCGGCATGATCGGCCAGGTGACTTCCATCAAAGCGCAATGGCATCGCAACAATTCGTGGCGGCGGCCCGTGCCTGTGCCGAAAAGCGATGCGAACTGGACGCGGCTGGAGCGGCGGCTGAACTGGCGCTTGTACAAGGCGTCATCGCGCGGGTTGATGGCCGAACTCGGCAGTCACCAGATGGATGTCGTCAACTGGTTTCTGGGCACGCACCCCAAACGCGTGATTGCTGCGGGCGGCATTGAATACTTCCGCGATGGGCGCGAGGTCTATGACAACATCAGTTGCCTGTACGAATACGAATTGAAAGACCCGGCGGGCAAAGCCTATACCGTGCGCGCAAATTACACTTCGCTCTGCAACAACGCTTACGAAGGTGCGTCGGAATTGATTATGGGCACGAAAGGCAGCTTGTATCTGACCAGCGCCAAGGGGTTGCTCTATCAGGAAAAGGGCACCGATGCGGTCAGTTGGGAAGGCGGCCAAGATCAACAAGCCGCCGCTGCCAACGCCGCCGTCGTGACCGCAGGCAAGACGCTAAAGCTGTCGAACGACCCCTGGGCGCAGCGCGGCGCGCCGTTTGAAATTGACATCGCCGAAGGCAACGACACGCGTGATGAATTGGTAGCGTTCATTGACCACGTGCGCCGCCAGGATCAGAAAACGATCTGTGATGTGAATGTCGGGCTGCTGGATTGCGCGACGATTCTGATAGCTAACCAGTCTGTCGAGAGCGGCGGCTGGGTTGAGTTTCCAAAATAA
- a CDS encoding FAD-dependent oxidoreductase: MKRRDFLTTAAAGATGYSMFIKVDALADPQDKRSAEEIRQEMQRLAPTGNLAAAPFERNMKLVELNCDVLVAGGGLAGVLAAVSAARHGAKVVLVQDRSRLGGNSSSEIKMHVVGANNHKGRPGWREGGLLEEFRLDDAANNPQRCWELWDLLLYDKVVSEPNITLLLETTLYNAEVKDGLIQRVQARCDRTEHIYRITSKLFADCTGDSRLGVEAGAEYRVGHEARAQHGESLAPETADNKTQGCSILFTSRDFGKPMPFTPPKWARKITEKDLKARGINSWEYGYWWIEWGGHINTIRDNERIRFELLGIVMGVWGYIKNSGKYPSAASWAMDWVGMLPGKREARRLVGDHMLTQMDLMGLNGEFEDAVCIGGWNLDEHPPTGFENPELPPFVSIKLPGVYNIPFRSLYSKNVRNLLMAGRNISATHTAFSSTRVMGTCAVEGQAVGTAAALCVKHGLLPRGLYEDKAKLKAYQQTLLRDDQSIKGVKNEDPLDLARTAAVTASGEDANCQAANVLNGWTRILPGYDNQWAASLGENGAWLELAWDKPQTIKQLQLIFDSGFIRELTLSSSAEANKGIIRAPQPETVKRYSVQYQSDDGKEWTELVSVKGNHQRLRRHQFAPVAAKRMRIHVNETNGDKLARIFEVRCYA, translated from the coding sequence ATGAAACGCCGAGACTTTTTAACGACCGCTGCTGCCGGGGCGACCGGCTATTCGATGTTTATCAAGGTGGATGCGCTGGCTGATCCGCAGGATAAGCGCTCCGCTGAGGAGATTCGGCAGGAAATGCAACGCCTCGCGCCCACGGGCAATCTTGCCGCCGCGCCGTTCGAACGCAATATGAAGTTGGTCGAATTGAATTGCGACGTGCTGGTCGCGGGCGGCGGTCTGGCGGGTGTGCTGGCGGCGGTCAGCGCGGCGCGGCACGGCGCCAAAGTCGTGCTGGTGCAGGATCGTTCGCGGCTCGGCGGCAACTCGTCCAGCGAGATCAAAATGCACGTCGTCGGCGCGAACAATCACAAGGGGCGTCCCGGCTGGCGCGAAGGTGGCTTACTGGAAGAATTTCGTTTGGACGACGCGGCGAACAATCCGCAACGCTGCTGGGAACTGTGGGACTTGCTGCTCTATGACAAAGTCGTCAGCGAACCGAACATCACCTTGCTGCTTGAAACCACGCTCTATAACGCCGAAGTCAAAGACGGTCTGATCCAGCGCGTGCAGGCGCGTTGCGACCGCACGGAACACATTTATCGCATCACCTCAAAACTGTTTGCCGATTGCACGGGCGACAGCCGCCTGGGTGTGGAAGCAGGCGCGGAATATCGCGTCGGCCACGAAGCTCGCGCACAGCACGGCGAATCGCTCGCGCCCGAAACCGCCGATAACAAAACGCAAGGTTGCAGCATCCTGTTCACCTCGCGCGATTTCGGCAAACCGATGCCCTTCACGCCACCGAAGTGGGCGCGCAAGATCACCGAAAAAGATTTGAAAGCGCGCGGCATCAATTCATGGGAGTACGGCTATTGGTGGATCGAATGGGGCGGCCATATCAACACGATCCGTGACAACGAACGCATTCGCTTTGAATTGCTGGGCATCGTGATGGGTGTGTGGGGTTACATCAAAAACTCCGGCAAGTATCCGTCTGCGGCCAGTTGGGCGATGGATTGGGTCGGCATGCTGCCCGGCAAACGCGAAGCGCGCCGCCTGGTCGGTGATCACATGCTGACGCAAATGGATTTGATGGGCTTGAACGGCGAATTTGAAGACGCCGTCTGCATTGGCGGCTGGAATCTGGATGAGCATCCGCCGACGGGCTTTGAAAATCCGGAGTTGCCGCCTTTCGTTTCGATCAAACTGCCGGGCGTCTACAACATTCCGTTTCGCAGCTTGTACAGCAAAAACGTCCGCAATCTGCTGATGGCCGGGCGCAACATCAGCGCGACGCACACAGCGTTTAGTTCAACGCGCGTGATGGGCACTTGCGCCGTCGAAGGGCAGGCCGTTGGCACCGCTGCCGCGTTGTGCGTCAAACACGGCCTGTTGCCGCGTGGCCTGTATGAAGACAAGGCCAAGTTGAAAGCTTACCAACAGACGTTGCTGCGGGACGATCAGTCCATCAAGGGCGTGAAGAACGAAGACCCGCTTGATCTGGCGCGCACCGCCGCCGTGACGGCTTCGGGCGAAGATGCGAATTGCCAAGCGGCCAACGTGCTGAACGGCTGGACGCGCATTTTGCCCGGGTATGACAACCAATGGGCCGCGTCGCTGGGCGAAAATGGGGCCTGGCTGGAATTAGCCTGGGACAAGCCGCAAACAATCAAACAGCTTCAACTCATCTTTGATTCCGGTTTCATTCGCGAACTGACGTTGTCGTCTTCGGCGGAGGCCAACAAGGGCATCATTCGCGCGCCGCAGCCTGAAACCGTTAAGCGGTATTCAGTGCAGTACCAATCCGATGATGGGAAAGAGTGGACGGAGTTGGTCAGCGTGAAAGGCAATCACCAGCGATTGCGGCGGCATCAGTTCGCGCCGGTCGCGGCCAAACGCATGCGCATTCACGTCAACGAAACCAACGGCGACAAGCTGGCGCGCATTTTTGAGGTGCGCTGTTACGCATAA
- a CDS encoding mandelate racemase/muconate lactonizing enzyme family protein, which produces MKITSITAYAVKIPRDFTTARGTAGSPTPLVESDNAYRWATSYPTIYSTRIETALIKITTDSGLIGWGEAQAPVAPEVVCTIIRTILAPLLLGENPLAHEKLWSLMYAAMRVRGHTTSFLVDAIAGIDMALWDIKGKALKARVCDLLGGPFKDELPAYISGLSGVDDEARIQQARGFQERGFTAFKLFMDGEAEATLRLIDSLRAVLGGQAQIFVDVLWRFDPARAVRFGKQLDVRGTGWFEAPLKPEDVAGHARLAESLETPIAIGESYRTRWEMQPFFAAGAVEIFQPDIGRSGITEGMKLSALAELHNVPIAFHVSIGLGVQIAAALHVAASIPNLLYVECNPQVWQVAESLLKTALPVGQGVVGIPAGAGLGVEIDEEKLLPFIAK; this is translated from the coding sequence ATGAAAATCACCAGCATCACCGCCTATGCGGTCAAAATTCCGCGCGACTTCACAACGGCACGCGGCACGGCCGGTTCGCCCACGCCGCTGGTGGAATCAGACAATGCTTATCGCTGGGCAACGAGCTACCCAACGATTTATTCAACGCGGATCGAAACCGCGCTGATCAAAATCACCACCGACAGCGGCCTGATCGGCTGGGGCGAAGCGCAAGCGCCCGTCGCGCCCGAAGTCGTCTGCACCATCATTCGCACGATTCTGGCGCCGCTGCTGCTGGGCGAAAACCCGCTGGCGCACGAAAAGTTGTGGTCGTTGATGTACGCGGCGATGCGCGTGCGTGGGCATACGACATCGTTTCTGGTGGACGCCATCGCGGGCATTGACATGGCGTTGTGGGACATCAAGGGCAAGGCGCTCAAGGCGCGCGTTTGCGATTTGTTGGGCGGGCCGTTCAAAGACGAACTGCCTGCCTACATTTCCGGGCTATCGGGCGTGGATGACGAAGCGCGTATTCAGCAGGCGCGCGGCTTTCAGGAACGCGGGTTCACGGCCTTCAAGCTGTTTATGGATGGCGAAGCGGAGGCGACCTTGCGGCTGATTGACAGCTTGCGGGCGGTGTTGGGCGGCCAGGCGCAAATCTTTGTGGATGTGCTGTGGCGCTTCGATCCGGCACGAGCGGTGCGCTTTGGCAAACAGCTTGACGTGCGCGGCACCGGTTGGTTTGAAGCGCCGCTCAAGCCCGAAGATGTCGCCGGGCATGCGCGGCTGGCCGAAAGCCTTGAGACGCCCATCGCCATTGGCGAAAGCTACCGCACACGTTGGGAGATGCAGCCCTTCTTTGCAGCGGGCGCGGTTGAAATCTTTCAACCTGACATCGGGCGCAGCGGCATTACCGAAGGCATGAAACTATCGGCGCTGGCTGAATTGCACAATGTGCCTATCGCCTTTCACGTCAGCATCGGTCTGGGTGTGCAAATCGCGGCGGCCTTGCACGTCGCCGCTTCAATTCCGAATTTGTTGTATGTCGAATGCAATCCCCAGGTCTGGCAAGTCGCCGAGAGCTTGCTGAAGACTGCGTTGCCCGTGGGCCAGGGCGTCGTGGGCATCCCGGCGGGCGCTGGCCTCGGCGTTGAGATTGACGAAGAAAAATTGCTGCCTTTCATTGCGAAATAA
- a CDS encoding dihydrodipicolinate synthase family protein: MSEPYQGIFPIALTTFDAHYEVDEQSQLGLINYLIECGVHGIAIFGNASEGYALSEAEKGRLLPLIIKEVRRRVPVFVSTGHTGTHVAVQISKAAQDAGADGLMILPPYFLKPAADDLIGYYKAISAAVSIPIMIQDAPLLTGVNISAAQMARLARECANVRYTKVEAPPTALKVSEVKQVCGDVLTIFGGLNGQFFLEELQRGARGTMPGSDMLPMFVKVWDSFLAGKYKEARAAFNRHLPLIRFELQPGLGVSAMKHNLKAAGIIKHATVRPPTRTLDGTGVEELRQLTEDIGCG; encoded by the coding sequence ATGAGTGAGCCTTACCAAGGGATTTTCCCGATTGCGCTGACAACCTTCGATGCACATTACGAAGTGGATGAGCAAAGTCAGCTCGGGTTGATCAATTACTTGATTGAATGCGGTGTGCATGGCATCGCGATTTTCGGCAACGCCAGCGAAGGTTATGCGCTGAGCGAAGCCGAAAAGGGAAGACTGCTGCCGCTGATTATCAAAGAAGTGCGGCGCCGCGTGCCGGTCTTCGTTTCGACTGGGCATACAGGCACGCACGTCGCCGTGCAAATTTCAAAAGCCGCGCAGGACGCTGGGGCGGATGGGTTGATGATTCTGCCGCCCTATTTTCTGAAGCCTGCGGCTGATGACCTAATTGGCTATTACAAGGCGATTTCTGCTGCCGTGAGCATTCCGATCATGATTCAGGATGCGCCCTTGCTGACCGGCGTGAATATCAGCGCGGCCCAGATGGCGCGGCTGGCCAGGGAATGCGCCAACGTGCGCTACACCAAAGTCGAAGCGCCGCCGACCGCCTTGAAAGTGAGCGAAGTGAAACAGGTCTGTGGCGACGTGCTGACGATTTTCGGCGGCTTGAACGGGCAGTTCTTTCTGGAAGAGTTGCAGCGCGGCGCGCGCGGCACAATGCCGGGCAGCGATATGCTGCCGATGTTCGTCAAGGTTTGGGATTCGTTTCTGGCGGGTAAATACAAGGAAGCACGCGCCGCGTTCAATCGTCACTTGCCGCTGATTCGCTTTGAATTGCAACCGGGGCTGGGCGTCTCGGCGATGAAGCACAATCTGAAAGCCGCCGGAATTATTAAACACGCGACAGTGCGTCCGCCGACGCGCACGCTGGATGGGACTGGGGTTGAAGAACTGCGACAACTGACCGAAGACATAGGGTGCGGCTAG
- a CDS encoding orotate phosphoribosyltransferase: MTNEEVLQIFEANHALLSGHFLLTSGLHSPRYLQCALVLQQPRIAERLCAALAAKAQADVRIGAIDLVVAPALGGVIVAHETARALGLRALFTERQEGGMKLRRGFAIQPGERCLVVEDVVTTGGSTREVMELVTQLGGIVAGAGSLIDRSGGAVDLGVPRHALAVLAVPTWRPEECPLCQEGSTAIKPGSRQ; the protein is encoded by the coding sequence ATGACGAATGAAGAAGTCCTGCAAATTTTTGAAGCGAATCACGCCCTGCTGAGCGGGCATTTTCTGCTCACCTCCGGGTTGCATAGTCCGCGTTACTTGCAATGTGCGCTGGTGCTGCAACAGCCGCGCATTGCCGAGCGGCTTTGCGCGGCCCTAGCCGCCAAAGCGCAAGCCGATGTTCGCATCGGGGCCATTGATCTGGTCGTCGCTCCGGCGCTGGGCGGCGTCATCGTGGCGCATGAAACGGCGCGGGCGTTGGGGCTGCGCGCGCTCTTTACTGAACGGCAAGAGGGCGGCATGAAACTGCGACGCGGGTTTGCCATCCAGCCCGGCGAACGCTGCCTGGTGGTGGAAGATGTGGTGACGACGGGCGGTTCCACGCGCGAAGTGATGGAGTTGGTCACGCAACTCGGCGGCATCGTGGCCGGGGCGGGATCATTGATTGATCGCAGTGGCGGCGCGGTGGATTTAGGCGTTCCGCGCCATGCCCTGGCAGTCTTGGCAGTGCCCACCTGGAGGCCGGAAGAGTGTCCGTTGTGCCAAGAAGGTTCGACGGCGATCAAGCCGGGAAGCAGGCAGTGA